CGTCCGGCTCGTCTACGGTGACACGAGCCGCGTCCCGTTCAAGGTGATCGGCACCGGCGGCAGCATGGCGTCCACGATGGCGACCGGTTCGGTGCTCGCCGCCACGCGCCAGGTGATGGAGCAGATCCGGCGGGTCGGCGCGCACCTGCTCGAGTGCGACCCGGGCGATGTCGAAATCCGCAACGCGTTGGTCGGCGTACGCGGCATCCCGTCCTCGGCCATCCCGCTGGGCGACCTTGCCGCCACGACCTACTTGCGTCCGCTGCGAATCCCCGTGGGCATGGATCCGGCGCTGGAGGCGACGGCGACGTTTTCATGGCCGGGGCATCAATGGACGGTCGCCACGCACGGTTGCGTCGTGGAGGTCGACCCGCGTACCGGCCGGGTGCGCATCGACCGGTACGTTGCCGCCGTTGACTGCGGTACCGTCATCAACCCCGGGATCGTCGAGGGGCAGATCCGCGGCGGCATCGCCAACGGCGTCGCCGGTGTCCTGTACGAGCACTGCGTGTATGACGAGAGCGGCCAGTTCCTGACCACGACATTCATGGACTACCTTGTCCCGACCGCCGCTGAGGTGCCGACGGTCGAGATCCACCTCATGCCCGGGCCGGAGGGCGAGGTGCGGCCCCGCGGCGTCGGCGAGACCGGCGCCATTCTCGCGCCCGCCGCGGTGACCAATGCCATCGCCGACGCGCTGCGGCCGCTCGGCGTGTCGATCCACGAGCAGCACCTGCCGCCGTCGGTGATCGTCGGGCTCATCGAGCACGCCGCCGACTCGATGGTGCCGGCATGAGTGCGTGGCCGTTCGGGGTCGACGTCCACCACCACCTCATGGTGCCGTCGTATCCGGCCGCGGCCCGGGAGCAGGGTGCGGGCGATCCGGAGTGGGCTGCCGCGCACTACATCCTCACCTCGCAGGCGCTCGATTCCCCTGTCGTCACCCTCGCCGGCCGCAGCGCGTTGATGCTCGAGGCCGGGATCGGCACCGCGCTGCTGTCGGTTCCGGCCGTGTACTTCCCGACCCGCTCCATCGCGGTCGCCGCTGCCTGTGAGAGCAACCGCGAGCTGCTCACGGCGGCGAGCACCGAGCCCGAGCGGTTCCGGGTGATGGCCTCGCTGCCGGTGCCGTTTGCGGACGCCTGCCTGGCCGAGCTCGACAAACTCGCCGGCCATGACCTCGTCGCCGCGGTGATCATGCCGCCAGGCTCGTCGAGCTGGCGGCTGGACGACCCGTCGTTTCGGCGGGTGTGGGCCGCGCTGGCCGAGGCTCGGCTGCCGGTGCTGCTGCACCCCTCGCAGGAGCCGTGGCGCCCGCCCCTCGACCGCTGGCGGCTTGGCCCCGGCATCGGCGTCCCGGTCGAGACCTCGATCGCCGCGCTCGAACTCATTCTCAGCGGCACGCTCGACGAGGTGCCGCAACTGGAGCTGATCGTCCCGCAGCTCGGTGGCGTGCTGCCGTACCTGACGCAGCGGCTCGTCGACCGCGGGCATGGAGACGCCGAGCACGACGTGGCGCACTACCTGCGGCACCGCCTGTTTTACGACAACAACTCCTACCACGCGCCGGCGCTGCGCTGCGCGGTCGAGACGGTCGGCGCCGGACGGATCCTGCTCGGATCGGACTACCCGTTCCGCGGCACTCTGACCGACTGCATTGCCGACATCACCGAGTCCAACCTCGATCCAGGCGACAAGCACGCCATCCTCTGTTCAACGGCCGGCACGCTCTTTTCCTGCGCGGGCGGTAGTCAGTCGTCGGCCGGCGCGCTGTCCAGCAACGCCTCGAGCAGCCGAACGAGCGAGGTCTGATCGTTCTTGCCTAAGCCGGCGATGAGCCGGCGGTTCATCTGCACCACCTTCGGCCCGAGGTCGCTCACCACCTGCCGCCCCGACCGGCTCAAGTGCAAGACGTTGCGCCGCTGGTCGCTCGGGTCGCGGAAGGTCAGGACCAGACCACGCTGGACGAGCCGGTAGACGACGTCGCCGACCGTGGACTTGTCGATCCCGACCTCCTCCCCGGCCGTCTTCTGGTCGATGCCCGGCTCGGCGAGGATTGCGTTGAGGATGCCGTACTGCGGCGACGTGATCTCGACCGATACGTCGTTGAGCCACATACGCTTGTGCAGCTGCTGCGCGAGGCGGATAAGGTGACCAGGCAGATCCTGCACGTCGACGGCGACGAGTTCGCCGCCGGAACGGCGCCGTTTCGCAATCATGGGTGTACGGAGCATAGCGCAGCGAGCCGGACGCCCGCCGTCACTCGAAAAACTGCGGCTGCGACCAGTGCTGCGGCACGTACGCGGCCCGGTAGTGGATCGCCGGCGCGTCCCCCATCTCGGCAGCGATCGCCCGCTGCGCCTCGACCGGGTCGCTTCGCGTGTAGTGCAGATACACAAAGCACTCCGACTCGGTCTCCGCAGCCGAGCTGAGGGTCAGGGCCGACACGATGGACCCGCCGGCGAACAGCCGCGGCAGGACTTCGCGGTCGTACGCGTTGCGCCACTCGCCGCCGTCGCCCGGTGCGCGACCGACGGTGAGCACGAGGCCGACGTGCGGCACGAGCGGGACGGCGTCCTCAGAGAGTCCGAGCGCGGGGTCGGAGTAGCCGCGGACGGGTCGTGCGTACTCGCGCCAGGTGATGCGGAAGTCCCGCCCCATCGGCTGCAGCCGCCCGAGCGCCCGCAGCTTGCCGGCCAAGCCGAACATGTCCGCGCGCAGCTGGGCTGGGGCGACGCTGCTCCAGTAGGTCAGCAGGTACTGCCCGCCGTCGGTGACCGGGCTGTCGGCCCCGAACTCGCGCGTCTCGAGCGAGCCCGGCGCCGCGATCCACCGGCCGGAATGGAACACGTGCGGAATCTGCCCGACGTTCTCCGGCCGGTGGTCGAAGTCATGCCACTCCAGGAAGGACCGGTGCCGGCCTGGCGGGCAGGAGATCAACCCGACGAACACCCCGCCGGCCTTCACCGGCCTTCGCCGATCCGACCGTCCCAGTCATCGAAGACGTCACCGACGACGCACTCCAGCATCTCGGCCGCCTCCATCTGGCCGTACAGCAGGCCGCTCATCGCCGTTATCAGGGTGTCCTCCTTGGAAGCGCCGAGGTAGCGGGCGAGCAGGACGTTCTCACGCAGCAGCTCGGTATTGACCGCATACGTGCTGACCTTGATCGCGGCCAGCGGCAGCAGCTGGGCCGGCAGGGTCGAGACGAGGTTCTCGTAGCGGTTGCGCCAGGCCTTGAGCGCGTCGGGACGGTGCCGGCCGAGGAAGCGGACGTAGCCGGGCACCTGGCCCAGCGCGGCGCGGTACCAGTCCTCGAGCCGTTCGAGCTCGCCCGGGAGCAGACGAGGCTCGGAGAAGTCCAGCCCAGACGCGAGCAGCGCGCGTCCCTGCTGCCACCCTCCACGGTCGGCCGAATCGGACGGCTCCTGCCACTGGTAGTCGCGGAGCGCGGTGGCGATGACCTCACCGCCCTGCGCGCCGGCGTGGTACAGGCTGATCGCTAGGCCCTCGAAAACCTCATCCTTCGTCGAGTGGCCGGACGTCTGCTGGATGTGCACGATGTAGCGGATGCCCTCGAGGTACCCGGTCCGGGCGTACCACGCGATGTTCGCGAAGTTGGTCGCCGTCAACGGAAGCCAACGGTCGAACGGCACCGCCGTCTGCGCGGCGAACAAGCGGTACCGCTTGACCGCCGACGGGTTGTTCGCCAGGAAGAAGTCGAACCCCGCATGCGGGCGGCCCTGCAGGCGGATGTAGTGCTCCTGGAAGGCAGCGATCTCATCGGCGGTCACGTGGTCGAGATCGGACAGGTCGAGCCCGCGCGCCTGCGGCGGGGGCAGCGCATCGCGAGTCACGCGACGATTATGGCACGCAAATGCTCCGTATACGGAGTAGGGTCGGCGTCAACGCAAGCTCCCAGTCCGGGCGGAGGCATTCTTCGTGTCAGAGCACGAGTCAGTGACGCGATCCGGGCGTGGCCCACTTCATGGCGTCCGGGTGGTCGACCTCTCCGACACCTTCATGGCTCCGTACGCCAGCCTGCTGCTGGCGCAGATGGGTGCGGACGTCGTCAAGGTCGAGTTGCCGGCTGGCGACATCACCCGGCAGATCGGTGACTTCACGGGCCGGGCCGCCGGTCCGATTTTCCTGAATACCAACCGTGGGAAGCAGAGCGTCGTCCTCGACGTGCGGGCTTCCGAAGACTACGAGCGCTTCGTCGAGCTGATCCGAGGTTGTGATGTCTTCCTGCACAACCGCCGCCCCTCGGCAGCCGCGCGCCTGCGCATCGACTACGCGACGCTGCGTGCGGTCAACCCCGCGCTGTTGCACTGCTCTGCGGTGGGTTTCGGTAGCGCCGGGCCGTACGCCGACCGGGCGGCGTACGACGACGTGATCCAGGCGGCCTGCGGCATGGCTGCCGTGCAGACCGGATCCGGTGAGCCGGCGTACGTCCGCACGCCGGTGGCCGACAAGGTCACGGGACTGCTGGTGTTCGGGGCCATTTCCGCCGCGTTGTACGAGCGAGGGCAGTCGGGTCAAGGACAAGCGCTCGAGGTGCCGATGTTCGAGACGATGATCTCGTTCCTGGCCCTCGAGCAGCAGTTCGGCTTCGTGTTTGACCCGCCGCTTGGCACTACCGGGTACTCGCGCACTGATTCGCCGTATCGGCGCCCCTACCGCACGGCGGACGGCCTCATCGGCGTCGTCGTGTACACCGACGCTCAGTGGCGATCGTTCTTCGAACTGGTGGGGCGAGACGATCTGGCGACCGACGCCCGGTTCGCCACGATGGGCGGGCGCACCGAGCACGTCGACGAGCTGTACCGGTTCCTCGAGGACGAACTGCGCGCCCGGTCGACCGCGCAGTGGCTGGAAGCGCTGGCTGACCGCGGTATTCCCGCGAGTCGGGTGAACACGATCGCCGAAGTCTTCAGCGACGAGCACGTGGTGGCGACCGGGCTGTTCGTTACCGATATCCACCCCGAGGCCGGCCGCCTTCGTACCGCGCGCGTGCCGGTCACGTTCTCGCGCACGCAGCCAGACCCGGTGCGGCCGGCCCCGACGCTGGGTGAGCACGACCGGCTCGTCCGTGCGGGCGCGTCAACTCCCCAGCGCGGGGCGCACCTCGCGGGCGAAGGTCTCGATGCCGTCGAGCAGCGCGGGGAGGTCTTCCCCTCGCGGGATGAACACGACTTGGCGCACCCCGGCATCCCGTAGCTCCGCTACCCGGCGCAGCATCCGGTCGCCGTTGGTCGGCATGCCGGTGGCCAGGCTGATTCCCACTGCGGCGGCGTCGCTGCCGGCCCGCTCGCAGGCGCGCGCGATACCGGATCGAGCAGAGGCGATGCGCTCGCGCTGGTAGCCGATGCCGTGCCAACCGACAGCCTGGCTGTTCGCGATGCGCGCCCACACCCGCGGCCCCTGGCCGCCGATCCAGATCTCAGGTCCGCCCCGTTGGGCCGGACGCGGCTCGGCTACGACCTGGGCGAACTCGACGTGTGGGCCGGGCGCGGATGCCGCCCCATCGGTCCATAGCGTCCGCAACGCTAGTAGCTGTGCGTCGAGGACGGCGCCGCGCGCGTCGAAGTCGGCCCCTAGCGCGGCGAACTCCTCGCGCCACCAGCCGGTCGATACGGCGAGCACTACGCGGCCGCAGGAGAGCACGTCCAGGGTGGCGACGGCCTTCGCGGTCAGCAGCGTCTCGCGCATAGGCAGGACGAGCACGCTCGTCCCGAGGCCGATCCTTTCGGTGGCGCCGGCCACCACGGCCAGCATCGTGAGTACCTCGAGGTACCCGTCTTCAGCTCTGAAGGGCGGCTCGCCGCTGGCGCTGTAGGGGTAGCTCGCCGATGACTCGGCGGGGAAGACGATGTGGTCGCTGGCCCAGACGGAGTCGAAGCCTGCCGCCTCGGCCTCCCGTGCCAGGCGGAGGAGTGGCTCGCGGGTCGCGTATCCCCCCCACTGGGGCAGCTGGAACCCGACCCTGATCGGCGAGCTGGCCACGCGATTCATCCTCCTCGGCCCGGCTACGGCTATTCCGCAGTGTACGGATGATTCCAGAGGTCGACCACTGTTGCAATTGCTATGCGGGCGAGAATGCCTTACGCAAGAGCTATGAGCGCATTACTCCGTAGAGCTACTATCTATCTGTGATAGCCACTGGTTCGACTGGTCGGGCGGAACGTTTCGACGTTGCGATCGTCGGGTACGGGCCGGTCGGAGCGGTCCTCGCAGGCCTGCTCGGCCGGCGCGGTCACAAGGTGTTGGTCCTCGACCGGGAACCCGGCGTGTACCCGCTGCCGCGCGCAGCCCACATCGACCACACCGGCCTGCGCGTGCTTCAGGAGCTGGGCTGTCTCGAGCGCCTGCTGCCCCCGATGCTCCCGAACCCGG
This genomic stretch from Jatrophihabitans cynanchi harbors:
- a CDS encoding amidohydrolase family protein; this encodes MSAWPFGVDVHHHLMVPSYPAAAREQGAGDPEWAAAHYILTSQALDSPVVTLAGRSALMLEAGIGTALLSVPAVYFPTRSIAVAAACESNRELLTAASTEPERFRVMASLPVPFADACLAELDKLAGHDLVAAVIMPPGSSSWRLDDPSFRRVWAALAEARLPVLLHPSQEPWRPPLDRWRLGPGIGVPVETSIAALELILSGTLDEVPQLELIVPQLGGVLPYLTQRLVDRGHGDAEHDVAHYLRHRLFYDNNSYHAPALRCAVETVGAGRILLGSDYPFRGTLTDCIADITESNLDPGDKHAILCSTAGTLFSCAGGSQSSAGALSSNASSSRTSEV
- a CDS encoding MarR family winged helix-turn-helix transcriptional regulator gives rise to the protein MIAKRRRSGGELVAVDVQDLPGHLIRLAQQLHKRMWLNDVSVEITSPQYGILNAILAEPGIDQKTAGEEVGIDKSTVGDVVYRLVQRGLVLTFRDPSDQRRNVLHLSRSGRQVVSDLGPKVVQMNRRLIAGLGKNDQTSLVRLLEALLDSAPADD
- a CDS encoding CaiB/BaiF CoA transferase family protein is translated as MVDLSDTFMAPYASLLLAQMGADVVKVELPAGDITRQIGDFTGRAAGPIFLNTNRGKQSVVLDVRASEDYERFVELIRGCDVFLHNRRPSAAARLRIDYATLRAVNPALLHCSAVGFGSAGPYADRAAYDDVIQAACGMAAVQTGSGEPAYVRTPVADKVTGLLVFGAISAALYERGQSGQGQALEVPMFETMISFLALEQQFGFVFDPPLGTTGYSRTDSPYRRPYRTADGLIGVVVYTDAQWRSFFELVGRDDLATDARFATMGGRTEHVDELYRFLEDELRARSTAQWLEALADRGIPASRVNTIAEVFSDEHVVATGLFVTDIHPEAGRLRTARVPVTFSRTQPDPVRPAPTLGEHDRLVRAGASTPQRGAHLAGEGLDAVEQRGEVFPSRDEHDLAHPGIP
- a CDS encoding TIGR03619 family F420-dependent LLM class oxidoreductase, giving the protein MASSPIRVGFQLPQWGGYATREPLLRLAREAEAAGFDSVWASDHIVFPAESSASYPYSASGEPPFRAEDGYLEVLTMLAVVAGATERIGLGTSVLVLPMRETLLTAKAVATLDVLSCGRVVLAVSTGWWREEFAALGADFDARGAVLDAQLLALRTLWTDGAASAPGPHVEFAQVVAEPRPAQRGGPEIWIGGQGPRVWARIANSQAVGWHGIGYQRERIASARSGIARACERAGSDAAAVGISLATGMPTNGDRMLRRVAELRDAGVRQVVFIPRGEDLPALLDGIETFAREVRPALGS